The DNA region TAAACAAATATATGTATTTTAAAATGACGGATTATTTTTTGCAATTGATATTTATACAGAGTATTTTTAGCCAATTGTAACGCCCAAATCGCAATTGCCATGATAGCCCTCAACGGCCTTTTGGCAAGGATTGTCAACAATTTAAAAAGTAAATTGCCACAAAAATTTAACCGAATGAAACGTTTTTACTCAAAAACCGCCCTACAGTCTCTGTTTTTTTTCTGCCTTGTTTTTAATCTTGCAGCACAAAACCAAAATCCAATTTGGACAGCAATATCTTCTGAAAAAGCATCAAACGCAAAGAAACTGGCTAGAAAAACAGAGCCAAAAAAAGCACAGTTTTATCAATTGGATATTGAAAGTTTAAAAACGGTTTTGAGTAAAGCCCATAAAAACAAAACAAAAGCGGCGGAAAATATTCTGGTAAATTTCCCCAATAGCAATGGGAATTTGGAAACATTCCGCATCACCGAATCTTCTATTTTGGAAGCCGATTTCCAAGCGAAACATCCCGAAATTAGAACCTATATCGGGCAAAACGTTAACCATCCAGCCTCAACCATAACTTTTAGTTTAACATCGCAGGGACTGCACGCCATGACATTTGCCACAGATAATGGCGTACAGTTTATTGATCCGTATTCAAAAAGCACCAATCAATATATTGTTTACAATAAAGGCGACCTGCCTACTTTGAAAAAAGGATTTGAATGCCACTTGCCTGAAGATATTACCGTTGCCAGTAAATCGGAAAACCACTCTAAAGCTTTGGCTAATGCGAACGACAGCATGTTAAGAACGTTTCGATTGGCATTAGCATCTACCGTTGAATATTCCCAATACCATTGGGTAGCGGCCGGACTTAATGCCGGCGACAGCGAAGCCGACAAAAAAAATGCTGTGCTCAATGCCATGGTCGTGACGATGACACGAGTAAATGGCATTTTTCAGCGCGACCTGTCCGTAAAAATGGTTTTGGTGGACAATACCGATATTATCTTTATTAATACGGATAACATTACCAACAACCCTGATGATAATGAAGTACAAACTGTATTCAGTCAAATACAAACTTTAACAGACGACCTAATACAGCCTGCAAATTACGATATAGGCCATACTTTTATGACCGGTAATGGCGGTATTGTACAAATGTTAGGCTCAGTCTGTGTAAACGATGTAAAAGCGATGGGTTATACAGGCTCTCAAATTCCCGTGGGCGATGCTTATGACATTGACTACGTAGCCCACGAAATGGGACATCAATTTGGGGCGCCACATACTTTCAATGGTAACGCCGGAGGTTGTGGAAGTGGCAACCGAACAGCTAGCAATGCTTACGAACCCGGAAGCGGCAGTACCATTATGGGCTATGCCGGGCTATGTTCTTCACAAAATGTTCAATCAAACAGCGACGCATATTTCCATCAAAAAAGTATCCAAATGATGTGGGATAACATTACCACTGGCAGCAGTACCTGCGGCACACAAACCGCAACCGGAAATAACGCACCTATTGCCAATGCAGGTGCCGATTATACCATTCCTATTTCAACAGCATTCAAACTTACAGGAAATTCAACCGATCCAGACGGCACCAGTACCCACACTTACACTTGGGAGCAATACGACTTAGGCGCAGCAGGCGCTCCGGAAGAAACCAACGTTACGGGCCCGTTGTTTCGTTCTTTTGAAGGCACTACCGACCCCGTAAGATATTTTCCAGATTTTGAAGATTACCTCACCACAAACGGTTCAACCGATTGGGAAAAACTGCCTGCAGTTAACAGAACCATGCGTTTTGCTTTAACGGTAAGAGACAATGACGTTGTTGGCACTAACGGCGGCGGACAAACCGCTGTTGATTTTATGAACGTTACCGTAAACAGCACCGAACCTTTCACAGTTAGCAACCCCGTAAATTGGGCTCAAACCACCACAGAAACCATTAACTGGAATGTGGGGCAAACCGCTGATGTTGGCACTATTAATTGCCAGTTTGTAAACATCAAACTATCGACAGATGGCGGATTGACCTTCCCAACCACAATCGCGTCAAACACACCAAACGACGGCGAACATACTTTTACTGTTCCGTCTATTTCAGATACCAGTTCTGCAAGATTGCTTATTGAGGCTGCCGACAATATTTTTTATGATATTTCTGATTTTGATTTCAGTATTTCCGCCAACCCTGATTTCTTTATAGTTGAAGAAGAACTAACACCTGTAAATTGTGGTGACGATAGTGCGGTATTTACTTTTGATTACGTAATAGCCAACGGGTTTTCTGAAAATACTACGTTTAGTGCGTCCAACATTCCGGGCGGCGCCACCGCTACGTTTTCACCAACCAATTTGAGCAGCTCGGGCG from Tamlana crocina includes:
- a CDS encoding reprolysin-like metallopeptidase, translated to MKRFYSKTALQSLFFFCLVFNLAAQNQNPIWTAISSEKASNAKKLARKTEPKKAQFYQLDIESLKTVLSKAHKNKTKAAENILVNFPNSNGNLETFRITESSILEADFQAKHPEIRTYIGQNVNHPASTITFSLTSQGLHAMTFATDNGVQFIDPYSKSTNQYIVYNKGDLPTLKKGFECHLPEDITVASKSENHSKALANANDSMLRTFRLALASTVEYSQYHWVAAGLNAGDSEADKKNAVLNAMVVTMTRVNGIFQRDLSVKMVLVDNTDIIFINTDNITNNPDDNEVQTVFSQIQTLTDDLIQPANYDIGHTFMTGNGGIVQMLGSVCVNDVKAMGYTGSQIPVGDAYDIDYVAHEMGHQFGAPHTFNGNAGGCGSGNRTASNAYEPGSGSTIMGYAGLCSSQNVQSNSDAYFHQKSIQMMWDNITTGSSTCGTQTATGNNAPIANAGADYTIPISTAFKLTGNSTDPDGTSTHTYTWEQYDLGAAGAPEETNVTGPLFRSFEGTTDPVRYFPDFEDYLTTNGSTDWEKLPAVNRTMRFALTVRDNDVVGTNGGGQTAVDFMNVTVNSTEPFTVSNPVNWAQTTTETINWNVGQTADVGTINCQFVNIKLSTDGGLTFPTTIASNTPNDGEHTFTVPSISDTSSARLLIEAADNIFYDISDFDFSISANPDFFIVEEELTPVNCGDDSAVFTFDYVIANGFSENTTFSASNIPGGATATFSPTNLSSSGAVTLTLGNLDDVSQGDYTIIITGTATTQTKNKNVDFPFFNSICTASGSLEYQTSTTRVQFNTIDNASAKSAYSDFTNISTDVNRNSSYDLTVNANTDGNFTVSTKVWIDWNQNCSFDDPDEEYNLGDATDVSDGPTGNSPVSITIPNNAVLGNTIMRVATKYKQDGAPTSCENDFDGEVEDYTINVEAALSIQEFGFANFNVFPNPNQGEFNIKLNSASTSKINVEVYDVSGRMIYQNLYEEGGDFNETVSLKHAQSGIYLLRVSDGLRRATKKIVVDR